In Zygosaccharomyces rouxii strain CBS732 chromosome F complete sequence, a single window of DNA contains:
- the CCS1 gene encoding copper chaperone CCS1 (similar to uniprot|P40202 Saccharomyces cerevisiae YMR038C CCS1 Copper chaperone for superoxide dismutase Sod1p involved in oxidative stress protection Met-X-Cys-X2-Cys motif within the N-terminal portion is involved in insertion of copper into Sod1p under conditions of copper deprivation): MTATDLPNGVFDATYAVPMHCEGCTNDIRNCLSTIPGVKELSFDLKQQMMSVNGNAPPSSIIKALERCGRDAIIRGTGKPNTSAVSILETFEKIDLTKDTPVRGLARIVEVDDKKTFFDVTLNGVPYKGKYYASVHEDGDISGGPASTGGIWYRFEDPIVCNEPSDLDPKLYSGQAFLKAPVSVWEMIGRSFVVTTGDDHSTGKHDQHEYCGVIARSAGIWENDKQVCACSGKSIWQERKDALRNNIK, encoded by the coding sequence ATGACTGCTACCGATTTGCCTAATGGTGTATTTGACGCTACGTATGCTGTTCCTATGCATTGTGAAGGTTGTACGAATGACATAAGGAACTGTTTAAGTACAATACCAGgtgttaaagaattgagtTTTGATTTGAAGCAACAGATGATGAGTGTCAATGGTAATGCACCACCATCAAGTATCATTAAAGCATTGGAAAGATGCGGCAGAGATGCCATTATAAGAGGCACTGGTAAACCAAATACTTCTGCGGTGTCCATCTTGGAgacatttgaaaaaatcgatCTTACCAAAGACACCCCTGTTAGGGGGCTTGCACGTATAGTGGAGGTTGACGACAAGAAAACATTTTTCGATGTAACTTTGAATGGTGTTCCATACAAGGGGAAATACTACGCCAGCGTTCATGAAGATGGTGACATATCTGGAGGTCCAGCAAGTACGGGTGGAATATGGTATCGATTTGAAGACCCAATTGTTTGTAATGAACCAAGCGATTTAGatccaaaactttacaGTGGCCAAGCTTTTCTAAAGGCTCCAGTATCCGTTTGGGAAATGATAGGGCGTAGTTTTGTTGTAACGACCGGTGACGATCACTCAACTGGTAAGCATGATCAACACGAATACTGCGGTGTCATTGCACGTAGTGCAGGAATTTGGGAAAATGATAAGCAGGTGTGCGCATGCAGTGGTAAATCCATTTGGCAAGAGCGTAAAGATGCTTTACGTAACAATATTAAATGA
- a CDS encoding uncharacterized protein (weakly similar to uniprot|P35725 Saccharomyces cerevisiae YKL063C Hypothetical ORF): MQGGIRRKRDLLPRYKNGSGNKRRNGYLTTPMKKILIYSSILLGFFLLFRFAYSDLNKESEYELDQAAPSAERLNAAAAAAAVASSQDKEKEEMEKVGASGAQFNNEVALQQEVKNLEKEYKPDGAAGAAAPAAPAAPAGAANGAAGVGAAGIQGVPAVAEQKKPENPMKAPQQLMQQQQQPQAGVAGGAAAPPVNEPIAGGAAAAVPKGAAAGAAAGAAAAAADPGAKFPRNV; encoded by the coding sequence ATGCAAGGTGGAATTAGGAGGAAGAGAGACCTGTTACCTCGATACAAAAAtggtagtggtaataagagaagaaatggaTACCTTACTACGccgatgaagaaaatattgaTCTACTCTTCAATACTGCTGGGATTCTTTCTATTGTTCAGATTTGCTTACTCTGATCTAAATAAGGAGAGTGAATACGAATTGGATCAAGCGGCACCTTCAGCTGAAAGGTTGAATGccgctgctgctgctgctgccgTTGCGTCATCTCAAgataaggaaaaggaagaaatggaaaaagtTGGTGCTTCAGGTGCCCAGTTCAACAATGAGGTCGCATTACAACAAGAGGTGAAAAACCTCGAAAAGGAATATAAACCTGACGGTGCCGCAGGTGCAGCGGCCCCTGCTGCTCCTGCCGCCCCTGCAGGTGCTGCAAATGGTGCTGCAGGCGTTGGAGCCGCTGGCATTCAAGGTGTGCCAGCAGTCGCGGAACAAAAAAAACCTGAAAATCCAATGAAGGCCCCTCAACAATTGatgcaacaacaacaacagcctCAAGCCGGTGTAGCGGGTGGTGCTGCTGCTCCTCCTGTTAATGAACCCATTGCTGGTGGcgctgctgctgctgtaCCCAAAGGTGCTGCTGCCGGTGCTGCTGCCggtgctgctgctgctgctgccgATCCGGGAGCTAAATTCCCAAGAAACGTCTGA
- a CDS encoding C2H2-type zinc finger protein (similar to uniprot|P33749 Saccharomyces cerevisiae YKL062W MSN4 Transcriptional activator related to Msn2p activated in stress conditions which results in translocation from the cytoplasm to the nucleus binds DNA at stress response elements of responsive genes inducing gene expression) codes for MSGLFQDYDSNAAATAAANIPDVLPKEFLAEDLITDSRNDTATSLSLDLSKEGGFSSAGDSISNSASAKHDQGNQQNLVGTSPLEALETTKLPLSTPMSMIENTNTNSNAGNGSGIDPNLLNNNLFMDSLGLSPPTEELSGPDPYSQPSLNSLLDDYVSTEMLLNNNNQGPIQDTVTSPVPDVTGSRGSISHSVDFWNLPNNPKTRRRTTGFTGIDSELSDVLNGYHLNLRRNSLSNNVGGAPPPSQRHGFKKQPQRSSMSVLDGPLNTDLFNKIYENGVSSSNLKLVSPWEKNTNGDDDQGLPSNLEPMMSPKSPKNVIGTGTGSGTGGKRRPATSNQNFINPSMVLSDNASTSAKVATTGGGNSEGSFDLSLDPQAIMRESPGPNQVEGGIPSPLVLPQELSSPSPKEQEATTLGQQDPLPLGQQEPLPLGQQEPLPLGVPETPLPLTVPQQSQAQAQAQHEIQSPPRPLAAPAAARRRMSTANIMTIHNGNGAVNVQNQPTVSSRKNSRSITPMNASDEDVKPFKCKECSKAFRRSEHLKRHIRSVHSSERPFACMFCEKKFSRSDNLSQHLKTHKKHGDF; via the coding sequence ATGAGTGGATTATTTCAAGACTACGATTCAAATGCAGCTGCAACAGCAGCTGCAAATATACCCGATGTCTTGCCTAAGGAGTTTCTTGCGGAAGATTTAATTACAGATTCACGTAATGATACCGCAACTTCGCTTTCCTTAGATTTGAGTAAAGAAGGTGGGTTCTCATCAGCAGGAGATAGCATTTCTAATTCAGCTTCTGCTAAGCATGACCAGGGAAACCAACAGAATTTGGTAGGGACATCACCTTTAGAAGCGCTAGAAACAACAAAATTACCGCTATCTACACCGATGTCCATGATAGAGAACACGAATACTAACTCCAATGCCGGTAATGGCAGTGGAATagatccaaatcttttgaataacAACTTGTTTATGGATTCACTCGGATTAAGTCCACCAACTGAGGAGTTGAGTGGACCTGACCCATATTCACAACCAAGTTTGAACTCGTTATTAGATGATTACGTTTCTACGGAGATGCTTCTGAACAATAATAACCAAGGCCCAATACAAGATACTGTCACCAGTCCCGTACCGGACGTGACTGGTTCAAGGGGTTCAATCTCACACTCGGTagatttttggaatttgcCCAACAATCCCAAGACAAGAAGACGTACGACTGGATTCACGGGAATTGATAGTGAACTGTCTGATGTTTTGAATGGGTACCATCTAAATTTAAGACGGAATTCCTTGAGTAATAATGTAGGTGGTGCACCACCGCCATCCCAACGGCATGGATTTAAAAAACAGCCGCAGAGAAGTTCAATGTCCGTCTTGGATGGTCCGTTGAACACAGATTTGTTTAACAAGATATATGAAAATGGCGTGTCGtcatcaaatttgaaaCTGGTCTCACCTTGGGAAAAGAATACGAATGGTGATGACGATCAAGGTTTACCTTCAAATTTAGAACCGATGATGTCACCCAAATCTCCAAAGAACGTTATTGGTACTGGCACTGGTAGCGGTACTGGCGGTAAACGGAGACCAGCGACGTCAAATCAGAACTTTATCAATCCCTCAATGGTTCTGTCTGACAATGCATCTACTTCTGCAAAGGTTGCCACTacaggtggtggtaatagCGAAGGGAGTTTTGATTTGTCTCTCGATCCACAGGCGATTATGCGCGAATCTCCGGGTCCGAATCAAGTGGAGGGGGGCATACCTTCACCACTAGTGTTACCGCAGGAGCTTTCTTCACCCTCACCTAAAGAACAAGAGGCTACAACGCTAGGGCAACAAGATCCATTACCGTTGGGGCAACAAGAGCCATTGCCATTGGGGCAACAAGAGCCATTACCGTTGGGAGTTCCAGAAACTCCGCTACCATTGACGGTGCCACAACAATCACAAGCACAAGCACAGGCGCAGCATGAAATCCAGAGTCCTCCTCGGCCACTTGCAGCACCTGCAGCAGCTAGAAGAAGGATGTCAACTGCCAACATAATGACTATTCACAATGGTAACGGTGCTGTTAATGTTCAAAACCAGCCTACAGTGTCAAGCAGAAAAAACAGTAGATCCATTACACCAATGAACGCATCCGATGAAGATGTGAAACCTTTTAAATGCAAAGAGTGTTCGAAGGCATTCCGTCGCAGTGAACATTTAAAAAGACATATCAGGTCTGTGCATTCAAGTGAACGACCATTTGCCTGTATGTTTTGCGAAAAGAAATTCAGCAGAAGTGATAATCTGTCCCAGCATTTAAAGACCCATAAGAAACATGGTGACTTttga
- the ELM1 gene encoding serine/threonine protein kinase ELM1 (similar to uniprot|P32801 Saccharomyces cerevisiae YKL048C ELM1 Serine/threonine protein kinase that regulates cellular morphogenesis septin behavior and cytokinesis required for the regulation of other kinases forms part of the bud neck ring), producing the protein MSQRLIIPTLIPEWANPPPSNESESSTPLRRSQSRESSSQLRPTYHGIIESNLDSITVQIKPLASLIEHENRRKINEFNLGSSIGYGQFGKVYKARLQNHIYAIKSIAKKPWNAQQYSMNQTMRQIKLWRHQGGGYNLTGDEAVMMMNVQKCRWEIYILSKLRSPYVVQLHKFLDSPVSKAIWIVNEWCSLGELEWKRNSVDEIPVQWSQMIGECDDVLTFVEKALHDLTQGLAYLKSQGCIHRDIKPSNILVDGKQKLLKLSDFGCSILSPQVLPFEDDSLTECFQAELNKIVGTPAFIAPELCQFGNPGADDVKDGFKLDVWSTGVTLYGLLYNELPFYGESEFDTYHKVIHKTLENRLNGNRVNDLIIGRMLEKDPQIRIGAEKLQELVILDHKSFTASVKQGKPTTAAIARKSTTEKHPTSIQKFFTKFFKLRKKDKSTKKSVAKSSNSSANSPTISPGTFNSTVGAPPNSDPLSKPSPSPRPSPFPQDDDFSEPSLHSSLSSFEEPVQVSDLFKQDSAPLNKQVSPPPSDSGIVESTMSASESEPRRLDEYRLPRSSHKSSHATSPELSHPHAGNTSLADANYEDEPRKLDSYDLPQHHDYPTHSRQFSTEVSEMHSSHGSFELKTPPELARMIHSRQPSNLDGQTSRDINLTNHSHPSFQLSLKEGTEDSYYDTSIASKQPSFQLSVPPEIIQERSPPPVNPTPQPSGGSRNLYQHRHQPNASTSTSSSSPIKIPTPMKALIHLGNSPVKEGTATDTAQHDSPLKDQGQNQAHKANGLAHSKDISNFQNYIFQQGTNDAGPQDKHKSVLTEDLIEKYLNYADNSQS; encoded by the coding sequence ATGTCTCAGCGATTGATAATACCGACACTAATACCCGAATGGGCtaatccaccaccatcGAATGAATCCGAATCGTCGACACCTTTAAGGCGAAGTCAGTCAAGGGAATCGTCATCACAGTTAAGACCCACCTACCATGGGATTATTGAGTCGAATCTGGACTCTATTACTGTTCAAATCAAACCATTGGCATCGTTAATTGAACATGAAAATCGGCGCAAGATTAATGAATTCAATTTAGGTTCATCTATTGGATATGGTCaatttggtaaagtttACAAAGCCCGTTTACAAAATCATATATATGCTATCAAAAGTATTGCAAAGAAACCATGGAATGCTCAACAGTATTCTATGAATCAAACAATGAGACAGATTAAATTATGGAGACATCAAGGCGGTGGTTATAACCTTACAGGTGATGAAGCAgttatgatgatgaatgtACAAAAATGTCGATGGGAAATTTATATCCTTAGCAAATTACGCTCACCTTATGTGGTACAGTTACacaaatttttggattcacCTGTGAGTAAAGCTATTTGGATAGTTAACGAATGGTGTAGCTTAGGCGAGCTGGAGTGGAAGAGAAATTCCGTGGATGAAATTCCAGTACAGTGGTCTCAAATGATAGGAGAGTGCGATGATGTATTAACATTTGTGGAAAAAGCATTACACGATTTGACACAAGGATTAGCGTATTTGAAGAGTCAAGGCTGTATTCATCGTGACATTAAGCCATCAAACATCTTAGTTGATGGTAAACAAAAGCTACTAAAATTATCAGATTTTGGTTGCTCAATTTTGTCACCGCAAGTATTgccatttgaagatgattcaTTAACTGAGTGTTTCCAGGCggaattgaataaaattgtaGGGACACCGGCTTTCATTGCACCTGAATTATGTCAATTCGGTAATCCAGGAGCAGATGATGTTAAGGATGGATTTAAATTAGACGTTTGGTCAACAGGTGTGACGTTATATGGATTATTGTACAACGAACTCCCGTTTTACGGTGAAAGCGAATTTGATACTTATCACAAAGTAATTCACAAGACATTGGAAAACCGTCTAAACGGTAATAGAGTTAACGATTTAATCATTGGTAGAATGCTAGAAAAGGATCCTCAGATTAGAATAGGTGCGGAAAAgttacaagaattggtaaTACTGGACCATAAATCCTTTACTGCTTCTGTGAAACAGGGAAAACCTACAACAGCGGCAATAGCAAGAAAATCCACAACCGAAAAGCATCCAACGAGTATACAAAagtttttcaccaaatttttcaaattaagGAAAAAGGATAAAAGTACAAAAAAATCTGTAGCCAAATCTTCGAATTCTTCCGCTAACTCTCCAACAATATCACCGGGAACTTTTAACTCAACAGTGGGTGCGCCACCAAACAGTGACCCCTTAAGTAAACCAAGCCCAAGTCCGAGACCCAGTCCATTCCCTCAAGATGACGATTTTAGCGAGCCAAGTCTACATTCATCATTATCGTCCTTTGAAGAACCTGTACAAGTCTCGGATCTTTTCAAGCAAGACAGTGCGCCTTTAAATAAACAAGTGAGCCCACCTCCAAGTGATAGTGGCATAGTAGAAAGTACAATGTCAGCATCGGAAAGCGAACCGCGCAGACTAGATGAATACCGACTTCCACGGTCCAGTCACAAGTCTTCTCATGCAACATCACCAGAACTTAGCCACCCACATGCGGGAAACACAAGCTTGGCAGATGCAAATTACGAGGATGAACCAAGAAAACTTGATAGTTACGACCTTCCGCAACACCATGATTATCCAACCCATTCACGTCAATTTAGCACAGAAGTTTCAGAAATGCATTCTTCTCACGGTAGTTTTGAGTTGAAGACACCACCAGAACTAGCTCGCATGATCCATTCCCGACAACCAAGTAATTTGGATGGACAGACAAGCCGAGACATTAACCTAACCAATCATTCACATCCTAGCTTTCAGCTGAGTTTGAAGGAGGGAACGGAGGATTCTTACTACGACACAAGCATCGCTAGCAAACAACCCAGTTTCCAATTAAGCGTACCTCCAGAGATAATCCAAGAGAGAAGTCCACCACCTGTAAATCCAACTCCACAACCATCAGGTGGGTCTAGAAATTTATACCAACACCGTCATCAACCTAATGCTAGCACTTCAACGTCCTCAAGTTCACCGATAAAGATCCCAACCCCGATGAAAGCTCTTATACACTTGGGGAATTCTCCGGTTAAAGAAGGAACAGCAACAGATACAGCACAACACGATTCTCCATTGAAGGACCAAGGACAAAATCAAGCTCATAAAGCTAACGGACTAGCCCACTCAAAGGATATTTCCAACTTCCAAAACTACATATTTCAGCAGGGAACTAACGACGCGGGACCACAGGACAAGCACAAATCAGTTCTTACAGAAGATCTTATTGAAAAGTATCTGAACTACGCTGATAACAGTCAATCGTAA